The following is a genomic window from Opitutus sp. ER46.
TCGGCTCTTGGATCGTGATCAACCTCGGGTGGACGCCCCTGCGCCCGTTCGATCCTTCCTTCGTCGTCCTCGCCATGGTGACTTCGGCCGAGGCGATCTTCCTCTCCACGTTCGTGCTGATCATGCAGAACCGGCTGGCCGCCATCAGCGAGCAACGCGCCGAGCTCGACCTGCAAATCAGCCTGCTCGCGGAGCACGAGGTCACGCGCGTGCTCCAGCTCACCAGCGCCATCGCGGACAAGGTCGGGGCTCCCTCCACCGTCGGCACACCCGAGATCGACCAGCTGAAACAGGACGTCTCGCCCGAACACGTGCTCGACCGGCTGTCCGCCGCCGAAAACAAAAAGACCGGCGCCTGAGCGCCGGTCCGGAAAATCATCACACCGCCATCGCTTTCGCGCGGGTCGCCCGGGGCTTGATCGTGACGCCCGCCGCCACCGCGCCGATCGCGTGCTTGTCCTCCGGTGAAAGCGTCACGAACGTGCCGCAGCTTTCACACATCAGGAGGTCGTTGGAGCGGCTCAACATGTGCACCATCGCATGCGACAGCCGTAAGTGGCACTCACCGCAGACTCCGTTGCGCACCAGCGCGATGCCCCGGCGGCCACCCCGCAGTTGCCGGAAAAAGTGATTCGAAATCGCCGGCGGCACCGCCGCCCGCAGCTTCTCGATCTGTCCTTTCTGTTCCGCCGTCGCGGCATCACCCAGCCGGACCAGATTCTGAAGCGTGAGAAGATCGTCGACGAGTTGGCTCATGCGCGCCTGTCACGCAGCCTGCGTACCGACTTAGTGGATGCAGCCACAAGCGGCTGGAAGCTAAGCCGTTGACGC
Proteins encoded in this region:
- a CDS encoding DUF1003 domain-containing protein, which translates into the protein MPSSPPANVAPVVERNITALLARRQAVERSRTFGERLSDGIGRFAGSIVSVYFHFAVFGSWIVINLGWTPLRPFDPSFVVLAMVTSAEAIFLSTFVLIMQNRLAAISEQRAELDLQISLLAEHEVTRVLQLTSAIADKVGAPSTVGTPEIDQLKQDVSPEHVLDRLSAAENKKTGA